From the genome of Niabella agricola, one region includes:
- a CDS encoding GlxA family transcriptional regulator, translating into MKRICIYVPVNGVIEAITPAARIFQTANEFLTANGYSAKFKVELVGLKKTIPLSNGLYTVTTDRLLKDVTEADLLIIPALIDGDMSQAVALNEPALPLITAIHARGTEVASLCLGAFLLAATGILDHKKCSTHWAYYDEFMQLYPNVEVTDGTVITDEAGVYSSGGANSIWNLLLYLVEKYTNRETAILLAKYFAIDIDRNSQNAFSIFKGQKNHNDEDIIKAQDFIEKNIGERISIDQLAALIAVSRRSFERRFKQATNNTVLEYIQRVRIEAAKRKFETKRLNINEVMYDVGYTDTKAFRDVFKKVTGLTPIEYRNKYYKPNLEMPAASYAFSA; encoded by the coding sequence ATGAAACGGATCTGTATTTACGTCCCTGTCAACGGGGTTATTGAAGCCATTACACCGGCGGCAAGAATTTTTCAGACCGCCAATGAATTTCTTACAGCCAACGGTTATTCTGCAAAATTCAAAGTAGAACTGGTGGGCTTAAAAAAAACGATTCCCCTTTCCAATGGACTATACACGGTAACTACAGACCGTTTACTCAAGGATGTAACCGAAGCGGACCTCCTGATCATCCCTGCTTTGATTGATGGAGACATGAGCCAGGCCGTGGCATTAAATGAGCCGGCGTTACCCCTTATTACAGCTATCCATGCCCGGGGCACAGAAGTGGCCTCCCTTTGTTTGGGCGCCTTCCTGCTGGCAGCCACCGGTATCCTTGATCATAAAAAATGTTCCACACACTGGGCTTATTACGATGAGTTTATGCAACTATATCCCAATGTTGAAGTCACCGATGGCACGGTTATTACCGATGAAGCCGGAGTGTATTCGAGCGGCGGAGCCAATTCTATATGGAACCTGTTGCTTTATCTGGTTGAAAAATATACCAACCGCGAAACAGCCATTCTTCTCGCCAAATATTTTGCCATTGATATCGACCGGAATAGCCAGAATGCTTTTTCCATCTTTAAGGGCCAAAAAAACCATAATGACGAAGACATTATAAAAGCGCAGGATTTTATTGAAAAGAACATTGGAGAACGCATCAGCATCGACCAGCTGGCAGCCCTGATCGCTGTGAGCCGGAGAAGTTTTGAACGCCGGTTTAAGCAGGCAACCAACAACACCGTACTGGAATATATTCAGCGCGTGCGCATTGAAGCCGCTAAACGAAAATTTGAAACCAAACGCCTGAATATAAACGAGGTGATGTATGATGTAGGTTATACGGACACCAAGGCTTTCCGCGATGTATTCAAAAAGGTAACCGGTCTTACTCCTATTGAATATCGAAACAAGTACTACAAACCCAACCTGGAAATGCCCGCTGCCAGTTATGCGTTTTCTGCGTAA
- a CDS encoding VOC family protein: protein MIRIKSYLTFNGNCREAMLFYKKCLGGELHFQTLGESVGAEQLPKALEAYILQASLRSTYAEIVATDLVPDEGLHQGNNIALLLECRSLNELMLVYQRLAKGGTATQRVIPTKSGSYYASLTDRFGIRWMLNFTPEGATGP, encoded by the coding sequence GTGATCCGCATAAAATCATATTTAACATTTAACGGGAATTGCCGTGAGGCCATGCTTTTTTATAAAAAATGCCTGGGCGGGGAGTTGCATTTTCAAACACTGGGCGAATCGGTTGGCGCCGAACAGCTGCCCAAAGCGCTGGAAGCCTACATTTTACAGGCATCCTTGCGAAGCACCTATGCTGAAATTGTAGCAACCGATCTGGTACCGGACGAAGGCCTGCACCAGGGTAACAATATTGCCCTGTTGCTGGAATGCCGGAGTTTGAATGAGTTGATGCTCGTATATCAGCGTTTAGCTAAGGGCGGCACTGCCACGCAGCGGGTGATCCCCACAAAATCAGGCAGTTACTATGCATCACTGACTGACCGCTTCGGCATCCGGTGGATGCTGAATTTTACTCCGGAAGGTGCTACCGGACCGTAA
- a CDS encoding DUF5715 family protein → MKPGIICMVILCWGLFAQYPIFAQSARYKAHLNVARQHGVPLLKSSAQVKNYVGKKKLAKVNSGKGYRVQKLDYSSPYLTPRAKAVLNQIARSFNAQTKSTFTVTSLTRTVHSQSRLRRVNGNATSGLSSHNYGSSFDISYIRFNGRKGPNKRLERALHAVLANYQARGKILFIKEYYVSCFHVTVR, encoded by the coding sequence ATGAAGCCCGGCATCATTTGCATGGTCATATTGTGTTGGGGACTGTTTGCGCAGTACCCGATTTTTGCCCAGAGCGCCCGCTACAAAGCGCACCTGAATGTGGCACGTCAGCATGGTGTACCCTTGCTAAAAAGCAGCGCACAGGTTAAGAATTATGTAGGCAAAAAAAAGCTGGCAAAGGTCAATTCGGGGAAAGGATACCGGGTCCAAAAGCTGGATTATAGCAGCCCTTATCTCACACCAAGGGCAAAAGCGGTGCTCAACCAGATCGCCCGTTCCTTCAATGCCCAAACGAAAAGTACATTTACGGTTACCTCGCTTACAAGAACCGTGCATTCGCAAAGCCGGCTGCGGCGGGTAAACGGGAATGCCACTTCCGGCCTGAGTTCGCATAACTATGGTAGTTCTTTCGACATTTCTTATATCCGCTTCAATGGCCGCAAAGGGCCCAACAAAAGGCTGGAACGTGCGTTGCATGCGGTGTTGGCCAATTACCAGGCCAGAGGAAAAATCCTTTTTATAAAGGAGTATTATGTCAGCTGCTTTCACGTTACGGTCCGGTAG
- a CDS encoding sugar transferase, with translation MYSFFKRLFDLIVSVTLFVIILPFMIPIIIILLLTGEHYIFYLQKRIGYKNKYFNIIKFATMLKNSPNMGTGLITVRNDPRLLPIGGFLRMTKINELPQIINVIKGDMSLVGPRPLVDKTFNAYPEDIRNRVYDSVPGITGIGSIIFRDEEQLLTNTKMDRVEYYERVIAPYKGELEMWYNRNKSLQVDFWILFLTAWSIINPNTNLPHKVFKNLPQRTFADIL, from the coding sequence ATGTATTCCTTTTTCAAGCGCCTCTTTGATCTTATTGTTTCTGTAACCTTATTTGTCATTATCCTGCCGTTTATGATACCGATCATCATCATCCTCCTGTTGACAGGGGAGCATTACATTTTTTATCTGCAAAAAAGGATCGGATATAAAAACAAATACTTTAATATTATTAAGTTTGCTACCATGCTTAAAAACAGTCCGAATATGGGTACCGGGCTGATCACTGTTCGAAATGACCCCAGACTGCTTCCCATCGGGGGCTTTTTAAGAATGACGAAGATTAATGAACTTCCGCAGATCATCAATGTCATTAAAGGAGACATGAGTCTTGTCGGTCCCCGGCCCCTGGTTGACAAAACATTCAATGCATATCCCGAAGATATCCGGAACAGGGTGTATGACTCCGTGCCGGGGATCACCGGTATCGGGTCGATCATTTTCCGTGACGAAGAACAATTACTCACTAACACCAAGATGGACCGGGTTGAGTATTATGAACGGGTGATTGCCCCCTATAAAGGCGAGCTGGAAATGTGGTATAACCGGAATAAAAGCCTCCAGGTCGATTTCTGGATCCTCTTCCTTACAGCCTGGTCCATTATCAACCCAAACACAAACCTGCCTCACAAAGTATTTAAAAATCTTCCGCAAAGGACTTTTGCAGATATCCTATAA
- a CDS encoding polysaccharide biosynthesis protein: MPLNFNIEQFIGEHITRRSQSLFLSDMEAHATKLHTEIKDKNVLVIGGAGTIGSSFIRSLVQYHPGKLIVVDINENGLTELVRDCRSRPGLKLPDNFKTYPVNFSDKAFRKIFEHEGPFDIVANFAAHKHVRSEKDIFSIEAMVENNVTRAKDLLELLTEHPPKHFFCVSTDKAANPVNVMGASKKLMEEIILAYSEKMKITTARFANVAFSNGSLLAGFIERVLKQQPLSCPSDVKRFFVSPDESGQICLCACILGHSGEIFFPKLEDSSMVNFADVVPAFLAEMGFQMKGCQSEEEAKNAIDQIRNGYYPVYFFPSNTSGEKLYEEFYTDEEELDATSFQSFGIVKNAKRRKIADLDKIIYTLRQVFEDTKAEKKDIVSALNSMIPGFEHIETGINLDQKM; the protein is encoded by the coding sequence ATGCCTCTAAACTTCAACATTGAGCAATTTATTGGAGAACATATTACCCGCCGTTCTCAAAGCCTGTTTCTCTCCGACATGGAAGCCCATGCCACAAAATTGCATACGGAAATAAAGGACAAAAACGTACTGGTAATCGGCGGTGCCGGTACGATCGGATCTTCTTTCATCAGATCCCTGGTTCAGTACCATCCCGGAAAATTAATCGTCGTAGACATTAATGAAAACGGGCTTACCGAACTGGTGCGGGATTGCCGGAGCCGGCCGGGGTTAAAATTGCCCGACAATTTCAAAACCTACCCGGTAAACTTCAGCGACAAGGCCTTCAGGAAAATTTTCGAGCATGAAGGCCCTTTTGACATTGTTGCAAATTTCGCTGCGCACAAGCATGTACGCTCCGAAAAAGATATTTTTTCTATTGAAGCCATGGTTGAAAATAATGTAACACGGGCAAAAGACCTGCTTGAACTGCTGACGGAGCACCCTCCCAAGCATTTCTTCTGCGTTTCAACCGACAAGGCTGCAAACCCTGTTAATGTGATGGGTGCCAGCAAAAAGCTAATGGAAGAAATTATTCTGGCCTACTCCGAAAAGATGAAGATCACCACCGCACGGTTTGCGAACGTTGCCTTTTCAAACGGCAGTTTACTGGCTGGTTTTATAGAACGTGTGCTGAAACAACAACCCCTATCCTGCCCTTCAGATGTAAAACGCTTCTTTGTTTCACCAGATGAATCCGGGCAAATCTGCCTGTGCGCCTGTATCCTCGGACATTCGGGAGAAATCTTCTTCCCGAAACTGGAGGATTCCAGTATGGTAAATTTTGCCGATGTAGTTCCTGCTTTCCTGGCGGAAATGGGATTTCAAATGAAGGGCTGCCAATCGGAAGAAGAAGCAAAAAATGCCATCGATCAGATCAGGAATGGTTACTACCCCGTTTATTTTTTCCCGAGTAACACGAGTGGAGAAAAGTTATATGAAGAGTTTTATACGGACGAAGAAGAACTGGACGCCACTTCCTTCCAATCGTTCGGCATTGTAAAAAATGCGAAACGAAGAAAAATCGCAGACCTGGACAAAATCATATATACTTTAAGACAGGTATTTGAAGATACAAAAGCAGAGAAGAAAGATATCGTCTCCGCGCTGAACTCCATGATCCCTGGTTTCGAACATATTGAAACAGGAATAAACCTTGATCAAAAAATGTAA